In Salarias fasciatus chromosome 9, fSalaFa1.1, whole genome shotgun sequence, the genomic stretch ATCTAAGTGCTGCCacccttttctttcctcccccaCTGCcagtcctccctccctccctccctccccctgccTCCGCTAACACATCAAGTGAAGGCAGCCTGATCAACCCTAATAGGGTCTGGTAATTAGCGTCTTTGCATAGAGCCTGTCTGCACGCAGCTGCCCTAAGCAGGTTGGGGAAGGACTGCCATACACTTgacagtgtggaaaaaaaaaaaaaaaaaaaacaaaaaaaaaacacaatctaaTGTTCAGTATATGGACCAAATTAGCCTGGCAGTGGTAAACACAATCTACTTTAAAACAATACTGACACTAATTAGGCAACCAATGTATCATTTCAGAGTTCAAGTTTTAGCTGCGGTATCAAATACTTGCAAATACTTTGCAAGCCAACTTGATGTTTCCCGAATACAAATTAGAAAGACCTTTCTGCATAAAGGCTAAGCACAGCCTGCATTAGAGGGGGAGAAATAGTGGTTGATATTTCTGCTGTTATGTGACTTCTGTAGTGGAGAATAGAGGGTTGATTTATACACAGATAGAGCTTTATATACTGTATGATGAAAATCACAAGCAAACCAAAGCAAGCATGTGTTCTCTGGTTTGTTAATCTTACTTTTGAATTTGAATCTGTATCAGTTCCAGTAAAATTTACTCGGTGCAATCACTGTTAGTCCACAGAAGTGAGTTAAGCAAAGCATTGTGTCAATTAACCTTTTCCCAACAAGAAACCATCGAAGCATGACCACTTGGATTAAAGACTGTAAGACATGTAACCGTGATGTAAGACAATTATAAAACACCCTTATTAGGTTGCAATTTATTTAAAGCGAAATCTTCCTAagccatgtttttatttttattataaattCTTGCATTGTCAATTTTCCAACTGTTGCTTTATAGAGCGACGCATCCAATTATGAAAGTAATCTTCAGTCACTTATAAAGATGTTAAATACATAATTCAGAGATGTCATGTGGCACTGAAAGTTTATGTTCCTGTTTATTTTCAAAACCATGACGGAATCTGCGCAGAAACCTTTCTTGTTCAagagtgttgtttttctgtacaattccagtcacacacactgacatttgtACACAATGAGGTGAAGCATACAGCCATCTATCCATCTAAATTTTATGAAACATTATCGAACAGagagatgatgaggatggagCAGAAGTCATGCTGATGGCTAGAGGCATCCCGGAAGAacaaaatccacacaaaaaggcTCCACAAGCGTGGACTCTGCATTTTAAACGTTTTTATTCAACTCCTGATCAATGAAATCACCttttggaatgtttttttttccactattgTATTCTGTTCtaatttattgtgttttattcttcattcacttatttcaaaatgaattaattttGTTATTCTATTTGGTCTCATTCTACTGCTTCAgtaaaactttacatttttaaaattctgatTTGTCTTATCCATTCGTGATGATGTGTTGAATTGTTAATTGAAGCAGCACCCTCAAATCCAACTTATGTAAGCTGAATGAATTTTGTGGGAGCTGCCCAACCACATTTTTCTACTTTTGAATACCAATTTTGCGTTTTTTCCAATATTACCACCAATTTTTTtattggggggtgggggtaatAAAAGAGGAacgtgtctttttttatttttaggtaGTACGGTTTTAAAAATATTGCAAATCATTGAAAAGATGATTGTAACCCTAACAGGTGtggtaaaataaagaaaaaaaaactatcaattaaattattattattattttttttttacattggaTGGATGGCAGACATGTTAAATATGTACACATATCAGCTTTTTATGAATTTTCTTCCCTTTCTTGTAATAAtctgcattttttccccctggtTTTTCTCCTATTTTCCCCGGTTTTTGCGTGTCCGCTCTATGGATGTGAAAGTTGCTGCTGCGCCTGATTCGCTGCGTCTCGATCTGCTCCCACAATTCAACAGGCAACaaaggaagaaaggaagaggCCGAGAGCTACACACAGTTAGCCAGCCCAGACTCAGAGATGTCACCTTTTTCTGTCATTACAGCCCGCTTGTGTGAATAAGTCCAACCTGCGGCCACAGAAGCGCCGCATACTGTGGCTTTTTGCTCCGAGGCGGACGATCAAGAAGGTAACGGGCATGTTTTCCTCAGAACAAAGCTAGCTGGCTCAGGTATACAGATAGCATTAGCCGAACTAACATTAGCCAACAATCGTCCAGGAGCGACTCTTTCATTCTGAAAATAAGCCTTTGCTTTAGTTTTTTGGCACTAGTAAGCAGAGAAGTGACGAGGTGAGAGGCATAATTGTGGCGTATTTATACAAGGCTACGCGTTAAAATTGGCGTTTAAAGTAGGAATGCTAACATGCAACCTGGCTGTTAGCTACATTTTACTGGGGCAAACACAACTCTGACTGTTGTATTTGACAGTGATAATGGCGTGTAACTTGACTTTTACGCGTGTTATTTTAAGCGAATCTACTATTTCTGTGttgactgcagtgttttgttgtgaagTGCTGCAGTTAAAGTTGTAGAAGTGGAAAGCTAATGGCTAAGCTAAAGGCATGCTGTTGTGTCCGCGGGCCTTTACAGGTCAGGACAAAGCTGGTCAACTTCGATTTTACAAACACTCATCGTTGCAGGCTATTAAAGGAGTTTATGATAAGCATTGTGTATTGCATGGTGAGTCATTCTTTTAAAACGActtgactttgttgttttttttttctgtagcaTCACATGAAAGGTGGTGGAAGTGGAGCTTGACCCATCCAACTGAGTCACCATTTCCCTGCACATAATGGTGAGTAATCAGATTGCAGCTGTCTTGATTATCAGGCTGCTTTATTTAGCACATGTTTCAAGATACTGGATGTCCAGACTGCTCTGCAGGTTTATTGACAAATAATAAGGCTGTTACTGTTATCTTGCATTGCTCCATAACATGCATTTTGAGTGGAATATATGAGTTGCATTGTACGAATGCTCAGATATATGCATGGATTTTGTCACAAATGCTTTAAAAGAATAATTGAGAATGTGCAAATAAATATTTCGAATATGTGCACAGACGTGATAGTACAAAGTGAGAAAATGCAAaattgcattttgtgtgtgtggttatatGACAACTAACATTtatgccatttctgtgtaaatgaacattttttttaaacactgctgtttaaatgtgaaaacagaaaaacagtgtttttttcacaAGAAACGCGGCGTAAACTTGGTCTAAGACTCGCGAATGATACAGTCCATTTTTATATTTGCAAGCACATATTTTGTCATAATGTCGTTTATGTCTGACTATatgatcatttttttccactttgaatTAAACtgtgatgctttttttcccccctcccatTACACAACATaaagatatttttgtttttcttcttgcagGGTTTGATGTCACATCTGTCTGCATGACTTGCGTTGTGTGGCCTGATGGGAGGACATTGTGGATAGTACTTTCATTGGGACACCAGGAGAGCCATCCCATGCCCCCGCTTCGGAGGGCCTGTCAGAATGAAGAAGATAAGCCTTAAGACCATCCGTAAGTCCCTCAGCATAAAGGGCAAGGAGGAGGGTGACTTCGTCATGCTCCAGCAGCCCTCGGTGACGGCAGAGTTTTCTAAGGACGAGTCACTTTTTGGGGGCTGCTACACCAAAGAGCTTTCTGCCTGTGACCTCGCTGGAGAAGAGGACAAGGGGGACCAGAACAAGGGCCGTTCAAAAAGTGAGGGCATTATGGGATCGCTAAAGAGGAGACTGTCTGCCAACAAGCAGAAGGCCAAAGTGAAAGGCGGCTCCTCGGCCATCGGCTCGGTGGATGACGACgacaccttctcctcctcttcggTGCCTATCAGCTTCAATGAGGTGAAAGCCCAGAGACCCCTCCGATCTGCATCCTTACGGAGTCACCACTACAGCCCCTCCCCGTGGCCTCTGCGGTCAGTCAACTCGGACGAGGCGTGCATCAAGATGGAGGTAAAAGTTAAAGCCATGGTTCACTCTTCGAGCCCAAGTCCGAACCTAAACGGTGTCCGGAAGGAATTTCACGATTTCCAGATGGAAGGGCTCTTTCAGGACCAAGCAGAGTCCTTAAAAAATCTCCAGCAGCCCCAAAACGGCGAGCTGCATCTAAATATTGATGATAATGACGTGCCTGTGGTGCTGGGGTTGACGCCCCAGGACTACATCCAGTACACAATGCCTTTAGATGAGGGAATGTACCCAGAAGGGTCTCACTCCTTCTGCCTGGACAGCTCCTCTCCTATGGAGGTGGTGACGGAGGCCGACAGTGCATCCCTCCACACAGACCAGGGACAGGAGGATCACGAACTGGTCAGTGGCCTGCCTCCAGATCTCTTTATGGAAACCTCAGTTAGTAGTATTCTTCTCGGTTCTGCTGGCGTGATGCTGCAAAGCTCCAGAGTGGAGGTCCcgccccccctctctccactccTGCCACCGTCGACGAGCAGCGGCCGTATTCCCAGGACTTTCTCGGGCTTCAGCTCTGCGGACAGCCAGGTAGCCGAGCGGGTCCGGCACCATCTCAACTTCGACCCAAACTCGGCTCCCGGGGTGAGTCGGGTGTACGACTCGGTCCAGAGCAGCGGGCCCATGGTGGTGACCAGCCTGaccgaggagctgaagaagctggCGAGGCAGGGCTGGTACTGGGGCCCCATCACGCGctgggaggcggaggagaagcTGGTCAACCTGGCCGACGGCTCCTTTCTGGTTAGAGACAGCTCAGACGACAGGTACCTGCTCAGCCTGAGTTTCAGGTCACAGGGCAAAACCCTCCACACCCGCATCGAGCACTCCAACGGACGCTTCAGCTTCTACGAACAGCCCGACGTGGAGGGACACACGTCCATCGTCGACCTAATCGAACACTCTATTAAGGACTCGGAGAATGGAGCTTTTTGCTATTCCAGGTCTCGCTTACCAGGGTCTGCAACCTACCCTGTCAGACTAACTAACCCGGTGTCTCGGTTTATGCAAGTGCGCTCCCTGCAGTACCTTTGCCGCTTTGTCATTAGGCAATACACAAGGATAGACCTGATCCAAAAACTGCCCTTACCCAACAAAATGAAAGATTACCTGCAGGAGAAGCACTACTGAGGACACAGACAGGACAGCGGTAGCAATTTGCACTTTTGTGTTCAGTTAAGAGATTTAAACAAGGTTTACAGACAACCACAGTTTTGAGATGGTCGGTTCACGTGGCTCTTTGGTTTGTGTCCAGGTGATCCTGTCACTGTTCAGTCCTCCATTCCACTGTTCTGGGGTGTTTCGCTGGTTTTAGGGAGCTCTACTTCCAGAAATATCAACCGCCACATAATCTTATCCAGAATTCAAAGCTATACAGCCAAGTGATGTTAAGAGTGCTGACAAACGGCACTTGTGATGTGTGGTTGCAAATGCTATACAGCTAGAGCGGATTACATTTAGATTCATATTAAAGTTGAGCCTGTGGGAAAGTTATCTCTCTGATATTGAGAATTCATTGCATTTAATCCACTTAATTGTACATGTCAGACGATCTGAAGATGGATGTTGCTACGTCAGATTTTAGGATCTCTGCAGACTGGCCCATTtcgatccttttttttttcttttttgtttctttcagccTGATCGGACACCTAACTTTATTCCGCACCCACAATTGAATGTATAACTTCATTGCATTGATGATCCATGaattgcagatttttttaatcgaaTGAATTACAGAGGCAGTGTCTAAACCAATCAGGAGATTCCTCTGTTGACATGtagtgaaacttttctgcatCAGGATGAATGTTTTTAACAAACTACAGTTTTCCAACCGCGAGCAAAAGATCCCAGGtcagtcattttaaaatcaTCATTAATAACATTGTTTAATCACTGAAGGATCCAGATGTGCCAGTCTGTCAGAAATCACACAGTTAGGACACAGAAGTAGCTTTAAATTCTACGGCTGCATGTAGCCATTTTACAGACTAAAGGTACTGATAATGCTGGATTTTAATGTTGTGCTGTTTGTAGAAATGGCCTCAAGTTAATGTATAAACCTTTTTCAAACAAtgttaatataaaaaaaaaaagtcaatttttctGCATTAGGAATGTTAAATAAATCTGCACCGCAGCTCAGGCCTAACATCTTTGTCACTATCTGTAACGCTTGTATGTGCATGTAGTAAAAAGGCTTTAAGATGGTCGAGTTACTCCAAAGGAGAGAAGATGTCACAGTTAAGAGGATGAGACTGGATGTGTTGTTAAAGCACGACTCTTGAGTAAAAAGGTTGTTAAATGCACACTTACATTAACTTAAAGTAGGTTCCACGCAAAATAAAATTGCCCCAAGTTACCCTGAAACAGGAAACTAAATAGATCTGCAGTCAATTGACCTGAATCTGTGTGCAGGAATGGCTGTTTCTTCGTCTCCTAACGCCAGCAACGAGCTGGACTCGGATCAGAGGAATCCCAA encodes the following:
- the socs6a gene encoding suppressor of cytokine signaling 6, producing MKKISLKTIRKSLSIKGKEEGDFVMLQQPSVTAEFSKDESLFGGCYTKELSACDLAGEEDKGDQNKGRSKSEGIMGSLKRRLSANKQKAKVKGGSSAIGSVDDDDTFSSSSVPISFNEVKAQRPLRSASLRSHHYSPSPWPLRSVNSDEACIKMEVKVKAMVHSSSPSPNLNGVRKEFHDFQMEGLFQDQAESLKNLQQPQNGELHLNIDDNDVPVVLGLTPQDYIQYTMPLDEGMYPEGSHSFCLDSSSPMEVVTEADSASLHTDQGQEDHELVSGLPPDLFMETSVSSILLGSAGVMLQSSRVEVPPPLSPLLPPSTSSGRIPRTFSGFSSADSQVAERVRHHLNFDPNSAPGVSRVYDSVQSSGPMVVTSLTEELKKLARQGWYWGPITRWEAEEKLVNLADGSFLVRDSSDDRYLLSLSFRSQGKTLHTRIEHSNGRFSFYEQPDVEGHTSIVDLIEHSIKDSENGAFCYSRSRLPGSATYPVRLTNPVSRFMQVRSLQYLCRFVIRQYTRIDLIQKLPLPNKMKDYLQEKHY